The following proteins come from a genomic window of Actinomycetota bacterium:
- a CDS encoding alpha/beta fold hydrolase, with product MTLILLHSAGATPAIWDRVRAHLVGVPLLVPAMPGREDAGPPSDQIASHAAAVLRAMDGAGVERAAIGGHSLGGAVALWLAIHHPARVAGLGVINAGARMRVAPQMLEALPDGLAPIVELVAASNFPPGVPKEWIEERRATYEAVGGETLLADLTACDRFDVLDRLWEIRCRTQVLAGSEDTLTPPRFARLMAERISAARFLEYEGAGHMLPIERPAE from the coding sequence TTGACACTGATCCTCTTGCACTCGGCCGGCGCGACGCCGGCCATCTGGGATCGGGTGCGTGCCCACCTGGTCGGCGTCCCGCTGCTGGTTCCGGCGATGCCGGGACGCGAGGACGCCGGGCCTCCGTCCGACCAGATCGCCTCGCACGCCGCGGCGGTACTGCGTGCTATGGACGGCGCCGGCGTCGAGCGCGCCGCGATCGGCGGGCATTCGCTCGGAGGCGCGGTCGCGCTGTGGCTGGCGATCCACCACCCCGCTCGGGTTGCCGGGCTGGGGGTGATCAACGCGGGCGCACGCATGCGCGTCGCCCCGCAGATGCTCGAGGCGCTGCCGGATGGCCTCGCGCCGATCGTGGAGCTCGTGGCCGCGTCGAATTTTCCGCCGGGCGTGCCCAAGGAGTGGATCGAAGAGCGTCGCGCGACCTACGAAGCCGTCGGCGGAGAAACGTTGCTCGCGGACCTCACCGCGTGCGATCGGTTCGACGTCCTCGACCGGCTGTGGGAGATCCGCTGTCGCACTCAGGTGCTCGCCGGATCCGAGGACACGCTAACCCCTCCCCGCTTCGCACGGCTCATGGCCGAGCGTATCTCGGCGGCGCGCTTCCTTGAGTACGAGGGCGCGGGCCACATGCTGCCGATCGAGCGGCCTGCTGAG